A DNA window from Candidatus Omnitrophota bacterium contains the following coding sequences:
- a CDS encoding NAD-dependent epimerase/dehydratase family protein: protein MKILVTGATGFVGQSLVEALNREKHQLYALVRKTSSVDVLKKNNVRLAYGDIAAGEGLKEALGLGFDAIYHCSGLVEDTKLKRLREVNVKGTENICRLALEVKVPRFIYLSSVAVVSGNLDVPLTENLPFKATNNYGISKLEAEKKVIEFRKQGLRAAIIRPSMIYGEGEPHLSGLLMRLLKFRLLPIVDGGNNKLHLAYVKNVAAALVMALHNDAFLEGSFFVADEDVLTVKEIFTTWSKVVAGGPPFLMPRWITPALTAIPGIGKKLSFFLKDRVYDISRIRSLGYKPVLDTRQALIKTAQYWKG, encoded by the coding sequence TTGAAGATATTGGTCACCGGAGCTACCGGTTTTGTGGGCCAAAGCCTGGTTGAGGCGTTGAACAGGGAAAAACATCAGCTTTACGCGTTAGTCAGGAAAACGAGCAGCGTGGACGTTCTGAAAAAGAATAATGTCCGGCTGGCTTACGGCGATATAGCCGCGGGCGAAGGGTTAAAAGAGGCCTTAGGCCTTGGCTTCGACGCCATATACCATTGTTCCGGCCTGGTTGAAGACACTAAGTTAAAAAGATTGAGGGAAGTTAATGTCAAGGGCACGGAGAATATTTGCAGGTTAGCCCTGGAAGTAAAAGTACCCAGGTTCATCTATTTGAGTTCAGTCGCGGTGGTCAGCGGTAATCTTGATGTGCCGTTAACAGAAAACCTTCCGTTTAAAGCTACCAATAACTATGGAATATCCAAATTAGAGGCGGAAAAAAAGGTGATTGAATTCCGTAAGCAAGGGTTAAGGGCCGCGATAATCCGGCCGAGTATGATCTATGGGGAGGGCGAGCCGCATCTTTCGGGGCTGCTAATGCGATTGCTAAAGTTCCGGCTTTTGCCTATTGTTGACGGTGGTAATAATAAATTACACCTGGCGTATGTGAAGAATGTGGCGGCGGCCCTGGTTATGGCTCTGCATAATGACGCTTTTTTGGAGGGTTCTTTCTTTGTCGCCGATGAAGATGTCCTGACAGTAAAGGAGATATTCACGACCTGGAGCAAGGTAGTAGCCGGGGGCCCGCCTTTTCTTATGCCCCGCTGGATCACTCCGGCATTAACCGCTATTCCCGGTATAGGCAAAAAACTAAGTTTTTTCCTGAAAGACCGGGTATATGATATCTCCCGTATAAGATCTCTGGGTTACAAACCGGTGCTGGATACCCGTCAGGCGCTTATTAAAACCGCACAATATTGGAAGGGGTAG
- a CDS encoding protein-glutamate O-methyltransferase CheR, with translation MPENNRKNNSAFIAERLNNVLDLRFDICTCPACKKNMLERILSRLPAEFTDIPPQELSALSHQIKIEHQNTFTRAISLSIDETSNDPPHEIKENRNKTLRSIMDRILQERSLDLRHYHIEILKRRMALRIRANQLNSYAAYLEFLTRNPAEYDKLFETMCINVSEFFRDPPVWVTIRYLLENLIRIKNKNGENTLRIWSAGCANGEEPFSLAIMIAELFGKNLKNFSIHIQATDVDRACLNFAQKACYPKKSLVNINPGQLNRYFQDRNNQEYQLRQEIKDMVAYSYLDLTSDINLKDIDLITCRNVFIYFDLKLQEDILGKFHKCLRLPGYLVLGKTENLASRMTGEFEEVDASARIYLKK, from the coding sequence ATGCCTGAAAATAACAGGAAAAATAACTCGGCATTCATTGCCGAACGGCTGAACAACGTCCTGGACCTGCGTTTCGATATCTGCACCTGCCCGGCCTGTAAAAAAAACATGCTGGAGAGAATATTATCCCGTCTGCCGGCGGAATTTACCGATATTCCCCCGCAAGAGCTTAGCGCGCTCAGCCATCAAATCAAAATAGAACACCAAAACACCTTTACCCGCGCAATATCTCTATCCATCGATGAAACAAGCAATGACCCTCCGCACGAAATCAAAGAAAACCGCAATAAAACGCTCCGGTCAATAATGGATAGAATATTACAGGAACGCAGCCTGGACCTGCGCCATTACCATATCGAGATCTTAAAAAGGCGTATGGCCCTAAGGATCCGCGCCAATCAATTGAATTCCTACGCCGCTTACCTGGAATTCCTGACCCGGAACCCGGCGGAGTATGATAAATTGTTTGAAACCATGTGCATCAATGTTTCTGAATTCTTCCGCGACCCTCCGGTATGGGTGACTATAAGATATCTTTTGGAAAATTTAATACGGATCAAGAATAAAAACGGAGAAAATACGCTGAGGATATGGTCCGCGGGCTGTGCGAACGGTGAAGAACCATTCTCGCTGGCGATCATGATCGCTGAATTATTCGGTAAAAACCTTAAAAATTTCAGCATACATATCCAGGCTACGGATGTGGATAGAGCCTGCCTCAACTTCGCCCAAAAGGCATGTTACCCGAAAAAAAGCCTGGTAAATATCAACCCGGGGCAGTTAAACAGGTATTTTCAGGATCGAAACAACCAGGAATACCAGCTTCGCCAGGAGATAAAGGACATGGTCGCATACTCCTACCTGGATCTTACTTCCGATATCAACCTGAAGGATATCGATCTGATAACCTGCCGCAATGTTTTTATTTACTTCGATCTAAAACTGCAGGAAGATATCCTGGGCAAATTCCACAAATGCCTGCGGTTACCAGGATATTTGGTCCTTGGAAAAACCGAAAACCTGGCATCTAGAATGACCGGGGAATTCGAAGAAGTGGATGCCAGCGCGCGCATCTATCTCAAAAAGTAG